The Nocardioides humi genome includes a region encoding these proteins:
- a CDS encoding UTP--glucose-1-phosphate uridylyltransferase produces MSGRGGGLEKARAKMLEAGVDPVAIETFAHYYRLLEHGETGMVPEATIEPVDIESLADVEVPDDVAADAIGRTVAIKLNGGLGTSMGMDRAKSLLCVRRGLSFLDIIARQALHLRQRYDARLPLLLMNSFRTSADTLHALARYEDLAVEGLPLEFLQNKEPKLLTADLTPASWPKDPDLEWCPPGHGDLYTALRGSGLLDRLIEQGYRYVFVSNSDNLGAVPDPRVAGWFAASGAPFAIEAVRRTASDRKGGHFARRRADGRIVLRETAQTLPEDREALADLDRHRFTSTNNLWFDLHAMKAVLDERDGILGLPLIRNVKHLDPADPDSPEVVQIETAMGAAIEVFDGARLIEVGRDRFIPVKTTNDLLVLRSDVYEIGDDFALTQVASGVPYVDLDPGFYRTINEFDKRFPDGEPLLSRSTSLRIRGDWTFGRGVQVVGAVELDGRGAQRVAPGEVLAGSDD; encoded by the coding sequence ATGAGCGGTCGCGGAGGCGGCCTCGAGAAGGCGCGGGCGAAGATGCTCGAGGCGGGGGTCGACCCCGTCGCGATCGAGACGTTCGCGCACTACTACCGGCTACTGGAGCACGGTGAGACCGGGATGGTGCCGGAGGCGACCATCGAGCCCGTCGACATCGAGAGCCTCGCCGACGTGGAGGTCCCCGACGACGTCGCCGCCGACGCGATCGGCCGGACCGTCGCGATCAAGCTCAACGGCGGGCTCGGCACCTCGATGGGCATGGACCGCGCGAAGTCGCTGCTGTGCGTGCGCCGCGGGCTGTCCTTCCTCGACATCATCGCCCGGCAGGCGCTGCACCTGCGGCAGAGGTACGACGCCCGGCTGCCGCTGCTGCTCATGAACTCCTTCCGCACCTCCGCCGACACCCTCCACGCGCTGGCGCGCTACGAGGATCTCGCCGTCGAGGGCCTGCCGCTGGAGTTCCTCCAGAACAAGGAGCCCAAGCTCCTCACCGCCGACCTCACGCCGGCCAGCTGGCCCAAGGACCCCGATCTCGAGTGGTGTCCCCCCGGGCACGGCGACCTCTACACCGCGCTGCGCGGCAGCGGCCTGCTCGACCGGCTGATCGAGCAGGGCTACCGCTACGTCTTCGTCTCCAACTCCGACAACCTCGGCGCGGTCCCGGATCCGCGGGTGGCGGGCTGGTTCGCCGCGTCCGGCGCGCCGTTCGCGATCGAGGCGGTCCGTCGTACCGCCTCCGACCGCAAGGGCGGGCACTTCGCCCGCCGCAGGGCCGACGGCCGGATCGTGCTGCGCGAGACCGCGCAGACGCTGCCCGAGGACCGCGAGGCGCTCGCCGACCTCGACCGGCACCGGTTCACCTCGACCAACAACCTGTGGTTCGACCTGCACGCGATGAAGGCGGTGCTCGACGAGCGCGACGGCATCCTCGGCCTGCCGCTGATCCGCAACGTCAAGCACCTCGACCCCGCCGACCCGGACTCGCCCGAGGTGGTCCAGATCGAGACCGCGATGGGCGCGGCGATCGAGGTCTTCGACGGTGCCCGGCTGATCGAGGTCGGCCGGGACCGGTTCATCCCGGTCAAGACCACCAACGACCTGCTGGTGCTGCGCTCCGACGTCTACGAGATCGGCGACGACTTCGCGCTCACCCAGGTCGCGTCCGGCGTCCCCTACGTCGATCTCGACCCCGGCTTCTACCGAACGATCAACGAGTTCGACAAGCGCTTCCCCGACGGGGAACCCCTTCTTTCCCGCTCCACCTCGCTGCGGATCCGCGGTGACTGGACCTTCGGCCGCGGCGTGCAGGTCGTCGGCGCCGTCGAGTTGGACGGTCGCGGCGCGCAACGGGTCGCCCCTGGTGAGGTGCTCGCCGGTTCGGATGACTGA
- a CDS encoding 5-formyltetrahydrofolate cyclo-ligase, which produces MLEPLGEPLGVDAVATADVVLVPGLAVSTGGLRLGRGGGSYDRALARVPVGTFTCVLLYDDEVLPEVPAEPHDRPVTAAATPSGVVRVRPG; this is translated from the coding sequence CTGCTCGAGCCGCTCGGTGAGCCCCTCGGCGTCGACGCGGTCGCGACCGCCGACGTCGTCCTCGTCCCCGGCCTCGCCGTCTCCACCGGCGGCCTGCGGCTGGGCCGCGGCGGCGGGTCCTACGACCGCGCGCTGGCCCGCGTGCCCGTCGGCACCTTCACCTGCGTCCTGCTGTACGACGACGAGGTGCTCCCCGAGGTCCCCGCCGAGCCGCACGACCGGCCGGTCACCGCGGCCGCCACGCCGAGCGGTGTCGTGCGCGTCCGCCCCGGCTGA
- a CDS encoding penicillin acylase family protein, with translation MVDHDPSDTVADAPERPSPSWPRWLRWTAAIGVLLVLVLIAGLTTAVVGVRRSWPQTGGELTISGLEAEVRVVRDDHGIPQIYADSTHDLMLAQGFVHAQDRFFEMDVRRHATAGRLSELFGDSGLETDLVVRTLGWRDVAEKELSLLRPSTRSALDAYAEGVNAYLEGRSPSEMSLEYTLLGITGLDYQPEKWSAVDSVAWLKAMAWDLRGNLDEEIGRALAIATVGEDRAKDLYPDYPYDEHAPIVRPDGAAGGSPALSRPAPAGAGTGTVRALARVRSVLAGVPALLGRGDGIGSNAWVVDGDHTDTGAPILANDPHLGISLPGVWTQVGLHCRTLSPECPYDVAGFGFSGVPGVVIGHNRHIAWGFTNLGPDVTDLYVERVSGDTWEYDGQRLPLTRRTERIEVRDGEDVEITVRSTSHGPLLSDLARFADEDGIEITRDGLLDQVEDVADAQDAGEDAISLAWTALTPRPTADALLALDRASDWDSFREALADFAVPGQNVVYADTEGHIGYQATGLVPIRRPGNDGRLPAAGWLRSTGWTGEFVPYDSLPHVLDPPSGIIATANQAVTDPGGDTPYLTSDWDLGYRSDRINRLLAADDELSVERMAAIQLDDRSAIGEALTPYLLDIDLPRGYYSDGQRLLRSWNYRQDADSAAAAYFNVVWREVLERTFADELPEVIRPDGGDRWFAVVTALLPRGKNAWWDDVSTDDKVERREDILRDAMMAARDELTALESPHAKEWTWGALHELDLRSSTLGESGIGIVERIFNRGGWEVGGGSSLVNATAWDAREGYQVVTAPSMRMVVPMDDLDAARWINLTGVSGHAFHPHYTDQTELWARGETLPWVFSEKAVEDAGKDVLRLTPAG, from the coding sequence ATGGTGGACCACGACCCGAGCGACACCGTCGCCGACGCCCCGGAGCGCCCCTCTCCCTCCTGGCCCCGGTGGCTGCGATGGACCGCGGCGATCGGCGTGCTGCTCGTCCTGGTGCTGATCGCCGGCCTGACGACCGCCGTCGTGGGCGTGCGCCGGTCCTGGCCGCAGACGGGCGGCGAGCTGACGATCAGCGGGCTCGAGGCGGAGGTCCGGGTCGTGCGCGACGACCACGGCATCCCCCAGATCTACGCCGACTCGACCCACGACCTGATGCTGGCCCAGGGCTTCGTCCACGCCCAGGACCGCTTCTTCGAGATGGACGTACGACGGCACGCGACCGCCGGCCGCCTCTCGGAGCTGTTCGGGGACTCCGGCCTGGAGACCGACCTCGTCGTCCGCACCCTCGGCTGGCGCGACGTCGCCGAGAAGGAGCTGTCCCTGCTGCGGCCCTCGACCCGGAGCGCGCTGGACGCCTACGCGGAGGGCGTGAACGCCTACCTCGAGGGCCGCTCGCCGTCCGAGATGTCCCTGGAGTACACCCTGCTGGGCATCACCGGCCTCGACTACCAGCCCGAGAAGTGGAGCGCCGTCGACTCGGTCGCCTGGCTCAAGGCGATGGCCTGGGACCTGCGCGGCAACCTCGACGAGGAGATCGGCCGCGCGCTCGCGATCGCGACCGTCGGCGAGGACCGCGCGAAGGACCTCTACCCCGACTACCCGTACGACGAGCACGCCCCGATCGTCCGGCCGGACGGCGCCGCCGGCGGCTCCCCGGCCCTGTCGCGCCCCGCGCCGGCCGGCGCAGGCACCGGCACCGTGCGTGCCCTCGCGCGGGTGCGCAGCGTCCTGGCCGGCGTGCCCGCCCTGCTGGGGCGCGGCGACGGCATCGGCAGCAACGCCTGGGTCGTCGACGGCGACCACACCGACACCGGCGCGCCGATCCTCGCCAACGACCCGCACCTCGGCATCTCGCTGCCCGGCGTGTGGACCCAGGTCGGCCTGCACTGCCGCACGCTGTCGCCCGAGTGCCCCTACGACGTCGCCGGGTTCGGCTTCTCCGGCGTCCCCGGCGTCGTGATCGGCCACAACCGCCACATCGCGTGGGGGTTCACGAACCTCGGTCCCGACGTGACCGACCTGTACGTCGAGCGGGTGAGCGGCGACACCTGGGAGTACGACGGCCAGCGGCTCCCGCTGACCCGCCGCACCGAGCGGATCGAGGTCCGCGACGGCGAGGACGTCGAGATCACCGTGCGCTCCACCAGCCACGGGCCGCTGCTCTCCGATCTCGCCCGGTTCGCCGACGAGGACGGGATCGAGATCACCCGCGACGGCCTGCTCGACCAGGTCGAGGACGTCGCGGACGCGCAGGACGCAGGCGAGGACGCCATCTCGCTGGCCTGGACGGCGCTGACGCCGCGGCCGACCGCGGACGCCCTCCTCGCCCTCGACCGGGCGAGCGACTGGGACTCGTTCCGCGAGGCGCTCGCCGACTTCGCCGTACCGGGGCAGAACGTCGTCTACGCCGACACCGAGGGCCACATCGGGTACCAGGCGACCGGTCTGGTGCCCATCCGCCGCCCCGGCAACGACGGGCGGCTGCCCGCCGCGGGCTGGCTGCGGTCGACCGGCTGGACCGGCGAGTTCGTGCCGTACGACTCCCTCCCGCACGTCCTCGACCCGCCGTCCGGGATCATCGCCACCGCCAACCAGGCGGTCACGGACCCGGGCGGGGACACGCCGTACCTCACCTCCGACTGGGACCTCGGCTACCGCTCGGACCGGATCAACCGGCTGCTCGCCGCCGACGACGAGCTCAGCGTCGAGAGGATGGCGGCCATCCAGCTCGACGACCGCAGCGCGATCGGGGAGGCCCTGACGCCGTACCTCCTCGACATCGACCTGCCCCGCGGCTACTACTCGGACGGCCAGCGGCTGCTGCGTTCGTGGAACTACCGGCAGGACGCCGACAGCGCGGCCGCGGCGTACTTCAACGTCGTGTGGCGCGAGGTGCTGGAGCGGACCTTCGCCGACGAGCTGCCCGAGGTGATCCGCCCCGACGGCGGCGACCGCTGGTTCGCGGTCGTCACCGCGCTGCTGCCGCGCGGCAAGAACGCCTGGTGGGACGACGTGAGCACCGACGACAAGGTCGAGCGGCGCGAGGACATCCTGCGCGACGCCATGATGGCGGCCCGCGACGAGCTCACCGCCCTCGAGTCGCCCCATGCCAAGGAGTGGACCTGGGGGGCGCTGCACGAGCTCGACCTGCGCTCCTCCACGCTGGGGGAGTCCGGCATCGGGATCGTCGAGCGGATCTTCAACCGCGGCGGCTGGGAGGTCGGCGGCGGCAGCTCGCTGGTCAACGCCACGGCGTGGGACGCCCGCGAGGGCTACCAGGTGGTCACCGCGCCGTCGATGCGGATGGTGGTCCCGATGGACGACCTCGACGCCGCGCGGTGGATCAATCTCACCGGCGTCTCCGGCCACGCCTTCCACCCTCACTACACCGACCAGACCGAGCTCTGGGCGCGCGGAGAGACCCTGCCCTGGGTGTTCTCCGAGAAGGCCGTCGAGGACGCCGGCAAGGACGTCCTGCGCCTCACTCCGGCCGGCTGA
- a CDS encoding FmdB family zinc ribbon protein, whose product MPTYQYLCTECGHAFEQVQKFSDAALTTCPECTGRLRKVFNSVGVVFKGSGFYKTDSKSDGKSGGTSSEKPAAKSDSAPAASSSSGSSDSSGSTSSAAASPAS is encoded by the coding sequence ATGCCCACCTATCAGTACCTGTGCACCGAGTGCGGCCATGCCTTCGAGCAGGTCCAGAAGTTCAGCGACGCCGCCCTCACCACGTGCCCCGAGTGCACCGGACGCCTGCGCAAGGTGTTCAACTCCGTGGGCGTCGTGTTCAAGGGCTCGGGCTTCTACAAGACCGACAGCAAGTCCGACGGCAAGTCGGGCGGCACGTCGTCCGAGAAGCCCGCCGCGAAGAGCGACAGCGCGCCCGCCGCGTCGAGCTCGAGCGGCTCGAGCGACTCCTCGGGCTCGACCTCGAGCGCCGCGGCCTCGCCCGCCTCGTAG
- a CDS encoding SAF domain-containing protein yields MEPRDPDRPPARRPLRRTRDALDEVRRRLLRRRRLIAALLLGVGAAVAVRSLAPPPPATAAVLVAARDLPAGQALARGDLVTVRVPPDVVPDGAADDPVGRRLAAPLRAGEPVTDVRLVGPDLGTAQPAGTVTVPVRLSDAGQVALLTPGDRITLLGTDPQGRTTRTLARDATVLAVPDPAAADDGALPGRLVVLALDSGEVYHVTAASAAEYVTYTWSRR; encoded by the coding sequence ATGGAGCCCCGCGACCCTGACCGCCCGCCCGCGCGCCGCCCGCTGCGTCGTACCCGCGACGCCCTCGACGAGGTACGCCGCCGGCTGCTGCGCCGGCGCCGGCTGATCGCCGCCCTCCTCCTGGGCGTGGGGGCCGCCGTCGCCGTCCGCTCCCTCGCGCCGCCGCCCCCGGCCACCGCCGCGGTGCTCGTGGCGGCCCGCGACCTGCCGGCCGGGCAGGCCCTGGCGCGCGGCGACCTGGTGACGGTGCGGGTGCCGCCGGACGTCGTACCGGACGGGGCGGCGGACGACCCGGTCGGGCGGCGCCTGGCCGCGCCGCTGCGCGCGGGCGAGCCGGTGACCGACGTGCGCCTGGTCGGGCCGGACCTCGGCACGGCCCAGCCCGCCGGCACCGTGACCGTGCCGGTCCGGCTGTCCGACGCGGGGCAGGTCGCGCTGCTGACGCCCGGCGACCGGATCACCCTGCTCGGCACCGATCCGCAGGGCCGCACCACCCGGACGCTGGCCCGCGACGCGACCGTGCTCGCCGTCCCCGACCCGGCCGCGGCGGACGACGGCGCGCTTCCCGGGCGGCTGGTCGTGCTGGCCCTAGATTCGGGCGAGGTGTACCACGTCACGGCCGCGTCCGCAGCGGAATACGTGACTTATACGTGGAGTCGCAGATAG
- a CDS encoding MscL family protein has translation MSGFKKFLLQGNLVDIAVAFIIGASFGTVVTTFVNWLTAQMPDSASDVFSNTPNSFGAFLNAVIAFVILAAVVYFLVVMPYTKAKERFFPDEPEAEAPDIVLLTQIRDSLANR, from the coding sequence ATGTCCGGGTTCAAGAAGTTCCTGCTCCAGGGCAACCTGGTCGACATCGCTGTCGCGTTCATCATCGGTGCGTCCTTCGGCACCGTCGTCACCACCTTCGTCAACTGGCTGACCGCGCAGATGCCGGACTCCGCCAGCGACGTCTTCAGCAACACCCCGAACTCGTTCGGCGCGTTCCTCAACGCCGTGATCGCGTTCGTGATCCTGGCCGCCGTCGTCTACTTCCTGGTCGTCATGCCCTACACCAAGGCCAAGGAGCGCTTCTTCCCCGACGAGCCCGAGGCCGAGGCCCCGGACATCGTCCTGCTCACCCAGATCCGGGACTCGCTCGCCAACCGCTGA
- a CDS encoding LCP family protein, producing MTQDVETGRADATPGSRARRVPTSRADRDRRRPRAERGGRGRRVAGGRRKAPQPGKTVFKVIAASLLSLGLATGLGVVLVYNNWNGNIDRQDVSNQLTNRPDKEDVAGPREPMNILVMGSDTRAGEGNGIDGESTNGLSDTTILFHLSANREFAYGISVPRDTAVIRPECTKEDGSKIRAASGYDKWNAAFAYGGPACTIQQFEQVTNIRIDNYVVVDFNQFKDMVNALDGVEVCIPDDIDDEVRNIHLKAGTREIKGNEALTYVRARYRIGDGTDPNRTRRQQAFIGSMINKALTAGMLARPDRLISFMNAATSSLQTDFKGIAQMADLAVTAQGIGADNIKFITTPWVYSSKVSSGIEWTPEVDKLWRLVRQDKPLTAEFLKDALSAGDNPDGSPSATGGAGASPTETPSDTASGTPDGTPGDDTQTPPATPEGLSESGRAAAGLCT from the coding sequence ATGACGCAGGACGTTGAGACCGGGCGCGCCGACGCGACGCCGGGGAGCCGCGCGCGCCGGGTGCCGACCTCACGGGCCGACCGGGACCGCCGTCGTCCCCGCGCGGAGCGGGGCGGGCGGGGACGACGGGTCGCCGGGGGACGGCGCAAGGCGCCGCAGCCGGGCAAGACCGTCTTCAAGGTGATCGCCGCGAGCCTCCTGTCGCTCGGCCTGGCGACCGGTCTGGGCGTGGTCCTGGTCTACAACAACTGGAACGGCAATATCGACCGGCAGGACGTGTCGAACCAGCTGACCAACCGCCCCGACAAGGAGGACGTCGCCGGCCCCCGGGAGCCGATGAACATCCTGGTCATGGGCTCCGACACCCGCGCGGGCGAGGGCAACGGCATCGACGGCGAGTCGACCAACGGGCTCTCCGACACCACGATCCTGTTCCACCTCTCGGCCAACAGGGAGTTCGCCTACGGCATCTCCGTCCCGCGCGACACCGCGGTGATCCGGCCGGAGTGCACCAAGGAGGACGGCAGCAAGATCCGGGCCGCGAGCGGGTACGACAAGTGGAACGCCGCCTTCGCGTACGGCGGCCCGGCGTGCACGATCCAGCAGTTCGAGCAGGTCACGAACATCCGCATCGACAACTACGTCGTCGTCGACTTCAACCAGTTCAAGGACATGGTCAACGCCCTCGACGGGGTCGAAGTCTGCATCCCCGACGACATCGACGACGAGGTGCGCAACATCCACCTCAAGGCCGGCACCCGGGAGATCAAGGGCAACGAGGCGCTCACCTACGTCCGGGCCCGCTACCGGATCGGCGACGGCACCGACCCCAACCGCACCCGGCGTCAACAGGCCTTCATCGGCTCGATGATCAACAAGGCGCTCACGGCCGGCATGCTCGCCCGGCCCGACCGGCTGATCAGCTTCATGAACGCCGCCACGTCGTCGCTGCAGACCGACTTCAAGGGCATCGCGCAGATGGCCGACCTGGCCGTCACCGCGCAGGGCATCGGCGCCGACAACATCAAGTTCATCACCACGCCGTGGGTCTACTCCAGCAAGGTGAGCTCCGGCATCGAGTGGACCCCCGAGGTCGACAAGCTGTGGCGGCTGGTCCGCCAGGACAAGCCGCTGACGGCGGAGTTCCTCAAGGACGCGCTCAGCGCCGGCGACAACCCCGACGGCTCGCCGTCGGCGACCGGCGGCGCCGGCGCGAGCCCGACGGAGACGCCCTCCGACACGGCCAGCGGTACGCCGGACGGCACGCCCGGCGACGACACGCAGACCCCGCCGGCGACCCCCGAGGGCCTCAGCGAGTCCGGCCGGGCCGCGGCCGGCCTGTGCACCTGA
- a CDS encoding IclR family transcriptional regulator domain-containing protein translates to MGQGLLRLGRRQAPTKLTRYTDKSITDPKVYAEELETTLQRGYAVDRGEFHEGVGGVCAPVTSSNGFEGLATFVAPLERLNEEGMERIGRALVAITSRASLTLGDVERVKFFGTV, encoded by the coding sequence GTGGGGCAAGGTCTACTTCGCCTGGGCCGGCGTCAAGCCCCCACCAAGCTGACCCGCTACACCGACAAGTCGATCACCGACCCGAAGGTCTACGCGGAGGAGCTGGAGACCACGCTGCAGCGGGGCTACGCCGTCGATCGCGGCGAGTTCCACGAGGGCGTCGGTGGCGTGTGCGCGCCCGTCACCAGCAGCAACGGCTTCGAGGGGCTGGCGACCTTCGTCGCACCACTGGAGCGCCTCAACGAGGAGGGCATGGAGCGCATCGGCCGAGCCCTGGTGGCCATCACCTCGCGTGCGTCGCTGACGCTCGGCGACGTCGAGCGCGTCAAGTTCTTCGGCACCGTCTGA
- a CDS encoding helix-turn-helix domain-containing protein: MAARKASDDMVSQAQTVNNSAIGKAVAVLGALRNANGPMTLTAIAEAIGVAPSSAHSILSHLLKESMVLQVQDKRYELGPQVFYLGAGFARSTPVYRATWMELVDAAAELSVTSAVAVPWGDTFLVLNSHRAGRTNVAMPFGGRVPLDASSWGKVYFAWAGVKPPPS, encoded by the coding sequence ATGGCCGCACGCAAGGCTTCGGACGACATGGTGTCGCAAGCCCAGACCGTGAACAACAGCGCGATCGGCAAGGCCGTCGCCGTCCTGGGTGCGCTGCGCAACGCCAACGGGCCGATGACGCTGACGGCGATCGCGGAGGCCATCGGCGTCGCCCCCAGCTCGGCGCACTCGATCCTCAGCCATCTGCTGAAGGAGTCGATGGTCCTCCAGGTGCAGGACAAGAGGTACGAGCTCGGGCCGCAGGTGTTCTACCTCGGCGCCGGCTTCGCCCGCTCGACACCGGTCTACCGAGCCACCTGGATGGAGCTGGTCGACGCCGCCGCCGAGCTCAGCGTCACCTCCGCGGTCGCCGTCCCCTGGGGCGACACCTTCCTCGTGCTGAACTCGCACCGCGCGGGCCGGACCAATGTCGCCATGCCCTTCGGCGGCCGCGTCCCGCTCGACGCCTCGTCGTGGGGCAAGGTCTACTTCGCCTGGGCCGGCGTCAAGCCCCCACCAAGCTGA
- a CDS encoding enoyl-CoA hydratase/isomerase family protein produces MTTGETSDAVVSVEVDDRGVAVVEFGRGRSNYFDAVLIGKIADAYAELAADRARAIVLCSAGRHFCAGLDFGDARDVEATVAAIYRQGLRLFAAGPPVVAAVQGAAIGGGLGLAMSADFRVGAPDARLAANFARIGIHHGFGLSVTLARAVGRQRAAGLLLSGRTLDGREAGELGLFDRVSESADSLRAEAVAWAGEIARCAPLAVASIRRTLRGSDLAEQVDAALAHELAEQVALMRTDDFAEGVRAAQERREPEFHVR; encoded by the coding sequence GTGACGACGGGCGAGACGAGCGATGCGGTGGTCTCCGTCGAGGTCGACGACCGCGGGGTCGCCGTCGTGGAGTTCGGCCGCGGCCGGTCCAACTACTTCGACGCCGTCCTGATCGGCAAGATCGCCGACGCCTACGCCGAGCTCGCTGCCGACCGCGCTCGGGCGATCGTGCTGTGCTCGGCGGGGCGCCACTTCTGCGCGGGCCTGGACTTCGGCGACGCGCGCGACGTCGAGGCGACCGTGGCCGCGATCTACCGGCAGGGCCTCCGGCTCTTCGCCGCCGGCCCGCCGGTCGTGGCCGCGGTCCAGGGCGCCGCGATCGGCGGCGGGCTCGGCCTGGCGATGTCCGCGGACTTCCGGGTCGGAGCGCCCGATGCCCGGCTCGCGGCGAACTTCGCCCGGATCGGCATCCACCACGGCTTCGGCCTCAGCGTGACCCTCGCGCGCGCCGTCGGGCGGCAGCGCGCCGCGGGGCTGCTGCTCTCCGGCCGCACGCTCGACGGCCGGGAGGCGGGGGAGCTCGGCCTGTTCGACCGGGTGAGCGAGTCGGCCGACTCGCTCCGGGCGGAGGCCGTCGCCTGGGCGGGCGAGATCGCCCGGTGCGCCCCCCTTGCGGTGGCCAGCATCCGGCGTACGCTGCGCGGGAGCGACCTGGCCGAGCAGGTCGACGCCGCTCTCGCCCACGAGCTGGCCGAGCAGGTGGCGCTGATGCGGACCGATGACTTCGCCGAGGGGGTCAGGGCGGCGCAGGAGCGACGCGAGCCGGAGTTCCACGTGCGGTGA
- a CDS encoding glucose 1-dehydrogenase, with amino-acid sequence MPRLDQKVALVTGASRGQGAAHARRFVREGAKVVIADVLDDEGGALAEELGDDALFVHLDVADEDSWAAATAALTERFGAPSVLVNNAGIVRHAPLLQEDLPHWQRVLDVNLTGCWLGMRALAPHMTRGGSIINVSSNAGLVGFAQVGAYVASKWGLRGLSKTAALELGGAGIRVNSIHPGVVDTPMLTFDPATSAAFRTQPIARAAQPEEIADLVVFLASDESSYVTGAEIAIDGGMVVGSVPPSTV; translated from the coding sequence ATGCCGCGACTCGACCAGAAGGTCGCCCTCGTCACGGGCGCATCCCGGGGCCAGGGCGCCGCGCATGCGCGGCGCTTCGTGCGAGAGGGGGCCAAGGTGGTGATCGCCGACGTCCTCGACGACGAGGGCGGGGCGCTGGCGGAGGAGCTCGGCGACGACGCGCTCTTCGTGCACCTGGACGTCGCGGACGAGGACTCCTGGGCGGCCGCGACGGCAGCGCTGACCGAGCGCTTCGGCGCGCCGTCGGTCCTGGTCAACAACGCGGGGATCGTGCGTCACGCGCCGCTCCTGCAGGAGGACCTCCCGCACTGGCAGCGGGTGCTGGACGTAAACCTCACCGGGTGCTGGCTGGGGATGCGGGCGCTCGCTCCCCACATGACGCGTGGCGGATCGATCATCAACGTGTCGTCGAACGCCGGCCTGGTGGGCTTCGCCCAGGTGGGGGCGTACGTCGCGTCGAAGTGGGGCCTGCGCGGCCTGAGCAAGACCGCCGCGCTGGAGCTCGGCGGCGCGGGGATCCGCGTCAACTCGATCCATCCCGGCGTCGTCGACACGCCGATGCTCACCTTCGACCCGGCCACCTCGGCCGCCTTCCGGACGCAGCCGATCGCGCGGGCGGCCCAGCCGGAGGAGATCGCGGATCTCGTGGTCTTCCTCGCCTCCGACGAGTCGAGCTATGTCACGGGCGCGGAGATCGCGATCGACGGCGGCATGGTCGTCGGCTCGGTGCCGCCCTCGACGGTCTGA
- a CDS encoding SDR family NAD(P)-dependent oxidoreductase, with protein sequence MSESSGSGSAAADGQVVLVTGASRGVGRATALRFARAGAAVALAGRDVEALAETARAVEEAGAEALVLAFDVSDADACRDAVRRTAESLGAVTTLVNNAGIAESATFLDTTLTDWRRTMAVDVEAPFVLTQAVLPAMLQAGAGAVVNIASIAAKRGFPYVAAYTAAKHALLGLTRSLATEFATSGVTFNCVCPYYIDTDMVRQTIDAIVARGRTEAEATARLANPQGGLVDPEDVASLCLFLASPAARSITGQAYNIDGGLHQG encoded by the coding sequence ATGTCTGAGTCGTCTGGGTCTGGGTCGGCAGCGGCGGACGGGCAGGTCGTCCTGGTCACCGGCGCGAGCAGGGGGGTCGGCCGGGCCACCGCCCTGCGGTTCGCTCGGGCCGGCGCGGCCGTCGCCCTGGCGGGCCGCGACGTCGAGGCGCTGGCCGAGACCGCGCGAGCCGTCGAGGAGGCAGGGGCGGAGGCGCTGGTCCTGGCCTTCGACGTCTCCGACGCCGATGCGTGCCGCGACGCCGTGCGTCGTACCGCGGAGAGCCTGGGCGCCGTCACGACCCTGGTCAACAACGCGGGCATCGCCGAGTCCGCGACCTTCCTCGACACGACGCTGACGGACTGGCGCCGCACGATGGCGGTCGACGTCGAGGCGCCCTTCGTGCTCACCCAGGCCGTGCTTCCCGCGATGCTGCAGGCCGGCGCCGGCGCGGTCGTCAACATCGCCTCGATCGCCGCGAAGCGGGGCTTCCCGTACGTCGCGGCCTATACGGCGGCGAAGCATGCGCTCCTCGGGCTGACCCGGTCGCTGGCGACCGAGTTCGCGACGAGCGGGGTGACCTTCAACTGCGTCTGCCCCTACTACATCGACACCGACATGGTCCGGCAGACCATCGACGCGATCGTCGCCCGCGGCCGCACGGAGGCCGAGGCGACGGCACGCCTGGCCAACCCGCAGGGCGGTCTCGTCGACCCCGAGGACGTGGCGTCGCTGTGCCTGTTCCTCGCCTCGCCGGCCGCCCGCAGCATCACCGGCCAGGCGTACAACATCGACGGCGGGCTGCACCAAGGCTGA